One region of Roseicitreum antarcticum genomic DNA includes:
- a CDS encoding LysR family transcriptional regulator, with translation MSIFVAAYEERSFTAAAQRENATQSGVSQHMRNLEHTLGVQLFLRERGGVTPTPAAASFYRNCLKVLRVHAMARTDIARFAKSDTGEVRIGLMPTITSRTLAPAMNTFIEQSPNVNLRITEGYSANLTQMVQAGELDCAIVPSGSTASGVRGRFFVRTPEVLVSRADSGIVPLTPVRLSELGPLKMVVPGATNIRRHTIESYCNANDVTIAQIVELDAMLGTLDFVAQTDWVSILPAIMMSDAGGPRALTVNPITSPEMHIDLMLIEPIRSPMSSAATRFVDLLQDEARRVSALWDKSILTPHPPLLRPSLAAHG, from the coding sequence ATGTCGATTTTTGTGGCCGCCTATGAAGAACGGTCATTCACCGCAGCGGCGCAGCGTGAAAATGCAACGCAGTCCGGCGTGTCACAACATATGCGCAATTTGGAGCATACGCTGGGTGTTCAATTGTTCCTGCGCGAACGCGGCGGCGTGACGCCGACCCCGGCTGCCGCAAGCTTCTATCGCAACTGCCTGAAAGTGCTTCGGGTCCATGCCATGGCGCGAACTGATATTGCCCGTTTCGCAAAAAGCGACACGGGCGAGGTGCGTATCGGACTGATGCCTACGATCACCAGTCGCACGCTCGCCCCCGCAATGAATACCTTTATAGAGCAGTCGCCAAATGTGAACCTGCGGATCACCGAGGGCTACAGCGCCAACCTGACCCAGATGGTGCAGGCCGGCGAACTGGATTGTGCCATCGTCCCGTCGGGCAGCACCGCGTCTGGCGTGCGCGGACGCTTCTTTGTGCGCACGCCCGAGGTTCTGGTCTCCCGCGCCGACAGTGGCATAGTCCCCCTCACCCCCGTGCGTCTGTCGGAACTGGGCCCGTTGAAAATGGTTGTCCCCGGTGCGACCAATATTCGGCGCCATACGATCGAAAGCTACTGCAACGCCAATGATGTTACGATTGCCCAGATCGTCGAACTGGACGCCATGCTGGGGACCTTGGACTTCGTTGCGCAGACCGATTGGGTGTCCATCCTGCCCGCGATCATGATGTCCGACGCTGGCGGTCCCAGGGCACTGACGGTAAACCCGATCACCAGCCCCGAGATGCATATTGACCTGATGCTGATCGAACCGATCCGCAGCCCGATGAGCAGCGCCGCCACCCGCTTTGTCGATCTTTTGCAAGATGAGGCGCGGCGGGTTAGCGCCCTTTGGGATAAGAGCATCTTGACGCCACATCCACCCCTGCTGCGGCCCAGTTTGGCAGCGCACGGCTGA